Proteins encoded within one genomic window of Saccharopolyspora pogona:
- a CDS encoding AI-2E family transporter → MNDFKITTRDDAAASIPRVLRVSAALSWRLLVVVGALYVVGLVIGQIYVVVIPVAIALLLSALLAPIVSWLARHGVPRAVATAMVLIGGLAVVGGVLTFVINAFIEGFPDLQRQVVASLNQLKDSLARGPLHINDVQIGHYLTQAQEWLAANQAALTSGALSTAGTFGNFLTGLVLALFTLIYFLHDGRGVWLFVTKLAPKRVRHRVDVAGCRGFASLVGFVRATALVAVVDALGIGTGLMILGVPLAIPLAALVFLGGFVPIVGAVASGAVAVLVALVTKGWIVALIVVGIVLAVQQIEGNVLQPLILGRAVQIHALGVVLAISIGMVVSGIVGALLAVPLVAVLNSAIRSLVEEEQPAEPPEPADRAEAEPPPEETPDGKTPTGSTPNSEA, encoded by the coding sequence GTGAACGACTTCAAGATCACCACGCGAGACGATGCCGCGGCGTCGATCCCCCGCGTGCTACGGGTCTCGGCGGCGTTGAGCTGGCGGCTGCTGGTGGTCGTCGGCGCCTTGTACGTGGTGGGGCTGGTCATCGGCCAGATCTACGTGGTCGTGATCCCGGTCGCCATCGCGCTGCTGCTGTCAGCGCTGCTGGCGCCGATCGTGTCCTGGCTGGCCAGGCACGGCGTGCCGCGCGCGGTGGCCACCGCGATGGTGCTGATCGGCGGGCTCGCGGTCGTCGGCGGCGTCCTCACGTTCGTCATCAACGCGTTCATCGAGGGCTTCCCGGACCTGCAGCGCCAGGTCGTCGCGAGCCTCAACCAGCTCAAGGACTCGCTGGCGCGGGGCCCGCTGCACATCAACGATGTGCAGATCGGCCACTACCTGACGCAGGCCCAGGAGTGGTTGGCGGCCAACCAGGCGGCGTTGACCAGCGGCGCGCTGTCCACCGCGGGCACCTTCGGCAACTTCCTGACCGGGCTGGTGCTGGCGCTGTTCACGCTGATCTACTTCCTGCACGACGGCCGCGGCGTGTGGCTGTTCGTGACGAAGCTGGCGCCGAAGCGCGTGCGGCACCGGGTCGACGTCGCCGGCTGCCGGGGCTTCGCCTCGCTGGTCGGATTCGTGCGGGCGACCGCGCTCGTCGCGGTGGTCGACGCGCTTGGCATCGGGACGGGGCTGATGATCCTCGGCGTGCCGCTGGCGATTCCGCTGGCAGCGCTGGTGTTCCTCGGCGGCTTCGTGCCGATCGTCGGCGCGGTGGCCTCCGGCGCGGTCGCGGTGCTGGTGGCGCTGGTGACCAAGGGCTGGATCGTCGCGCTGATCGTGGTCGGCATCGTGCTCGCGGTGCAGCAGATCGAGGGCAACGTGCTGCAGCCGCTGATCCTGGGGCGGGCGGTGCAGATCCACGCGCTGGGCGTGGTGCTGGCGATCAGCATCGGGATGGTGGTCTCGGGCATCGTCGGCGCGCTGCTCGCGGTGCCGTTGGTCGCGGTGCTGAACTCGGCGATCCGCTCGCTGGTCGAGGAGGAGCAACCGGCCGAACCGCCGGAACCCGCCGACCGCGCCGAAGCCGAACCCC